DNA from Sulfitobacter albidus:
GGCGAGACGCAGATCGAGGCGGACCGCCGCGCCATCGACGAGCAGCTGGTGCGGCTCAAACGCCAGCTGGAAAAGGTGGTCAAGACGCGCGCGCTGCACCGCGCCGCGCGCGCCAAGGTGCCTTATCCGATCGTCGCGCTGGTGGGCTATACCAACGCGGGAAAATCAACGCTTTTCAACCGGTTGACGGGCGCAGAGGTGATGGCAAAGGACATGCTGTTCGCCACGCTCGACCCCACGATGCGCAGCCTGACGCTGCCCGAGGGCCCGAGATCATCCTCAGCGATACGGTGGGCTTTATCTCCGATCTGCCGACCGAGCTTGTCGCGGCCTTCCGCGCCACGCTTGAGGAAGTGCTGGCCGCCGATATCATCCTGCACGTGCGCGACATCAGCCATTCCGAAACCGCGGAACAGGCGCGCGACGTGGACGAGATCCTGACATCGCTGGGCGTGCCCAAGGAAACGCGCAGTTTCGAGGTCTGGAACAAGCTTGATCAATTGCCCGATGACGCAGCCGATGCCATGCGCGAACGCGCGGCGCGCGACGACACGGTGATGGCGATCAGCGCGATCACCGGCGAAGGGCTCGACGCATTGCAAAGCGTTATCGCCGACGCCCTGCAGGGCCAGCGCCGCGTGGCCGAGCTGTCACTGGGCTTCGACGAGGGGCGCAAGCGCGCGTGGCTCTTTGCGCAAGACGTGGTCGAGCATGAGGACCAGACGGAGGAGGGGTTCTCCCTGCGTGTCCGCTGGTCCGCGGATCAGGAAGCGGCGTTCCAGCGCCTCTGACCGAAATTTTCGAAAATTTCGGCCCGGAAAATTCGAATTTTCCGATCCCCGCCGCATCTGTAGGGGAAACCCTTTTGCGGAGTCCCTCGCATGACCCTTATCCTCCTCTTTCTGTCGACCTTCATCGTCTTTCTGGCCATCGATTTTGTCGGCCTCAGCTATATGATCAAACCGATTTTCGCGCGCCAGATTGGTCATTTGATGACGGACAGCCCGCGCCTGCTGCCCGCGTTCCTGTTCTATGCCTTCATGGTGGCGGTGGTGTTGTGGTTCGTCTCCTGGCCCGCCCTGACGCAGGACCGCAGCCTGCTGTGGGTCTTTGGCAATGCAGCCCTTCTGGGCATGGTAGGCTACGGCACCTATGAATTCACCAGCTACGCGGTGATGAAAGATTGGACGACAACGATGGTCGCCGTCGATTTCACCTGGGGGACGTGTTTGACAGGGTTTTCGGCGCTCGCGGGGGTCTGGATCACGCGGGCCTTTTCCTAGGCGCCGGTGGCAGAGGCAAACCGGCTGGCCCCCGGCGCCAGTTGGTTGAGCCGCCAGTCACCGACCTGAACCCGCACCAGCCGCAGACATGGCAGGCCGACATGGGCCGTCATGCGGCGCACCTGACGGTTGCGGCCCTCGGAAATGGTGATCTCTAACCACGCATCAGGCACCGTCTTGCGAAAGCGCACGGGCGGGTCGCGCTCCCACAGATCGGGCGCGTCGATCCGGTTGGCCAGTGCTGCGCGCGTGCGCCCGTCCTTCAGGTCTACCCCCTTGCGCAGCGCATCCAGCGCCGCGTCGTCCGGTGTTCCCTCGACCTGCACAAGATAGGTCTTGCGCAGCTTGTATTTCGGATTGCTGATGCGCGCCTGCAGCGGCCCGTGATCGGTCAGCACCATCAGCCCCTCGCTGTCACGGTCCAGACGGCCTGCGGGATAGAACCCCGGCTCATTGATATAGGCCGAAAGCGTCGGGCGCGGGCTGGGGCTGCGCGCGTCGGTGAATTGCGACAACACCCCGTAGGGTTTGTTGAACAGCAGAACGCGGCCCGTCATTGCTGCGGGATCAGCAGCGTCACACCGACCGAAGCGGCGCGCGCGAGGTCCTGATCAAGGCTCATGGGGATATATTCGCCGCGCCGCCACAGCTGCGCCAGATCATCGTAATGGCGCGACAGGAAATGCCCCGATTGCCCGGTGGAGCTGACAAAGACCGAGCTGTCGGGATCGGCAAAGTCATACACCCCGCGATAGCCCGCACCGTGCACGTTGTGGAAGGGATCGGGATCCGTGCCCTTGGTCCGTCCGCGCATCAGCGTGTTGTCCCCGCCGGACGTGCTTTGCCGGATGTTGACGAAATAGCGCAGCACAGGCACCGATCCCAGCACCGGATGGTCGTGCGTCGCCTGATGTGCGTCCCCCCAGCGCAGCGATTGCAGGGCGGTGCCATAGCGCTCGTCGATGTCGATCAGCGCATCGTCGAGCGCGAGGCGGGCCATATCGGCGCAGGTCTCGACCGGGGCGGACTGGAATACGTCGCACCAGGCAGAGGCGCCTTCGACGTCGCGGAACACCCGCTCGATGAACAAGGGCTCGACATGGTCGAACTCATCGGCGAGCGGGCCCAGCTCATCGCGGATCAGGCGCTCTTGCAGCTTGCGCAGCCAGGTGGCGTAGATCAGCGGCTCGGGCAGGTGTTCGTTCATCTCGCCCGACCATTCGGCCAGCAGGGCAAGGGCGCGTTGGCGCAGGCGTTCGGGCGTGCCGTCCGGCGCGGCCTCTCCGGTAAACCACAGCTCGGCACCGATGAGCGGCAGCAGCGAGCGGGCGGTGAAGCTGACGGTATCCAGCTGCGCCTCGATAAAGCTGTCGCGGGTGTGCACCTGACGGCCCTGCATCAGCCGCTGCCAGCGCTGCACACGCTGCGTGTCCCCCCAGAGATAGCTGACGTGATTGGGAAAGGCGCGATCGACCGTCTTGTTGTTGGTATTCCCGAGGATCCCGCCGGCAGGCGATACAAATCCGGGGTTGGCGGTATAGGGCAGCGTGCCCTGCCAGCGGTTGGTGGCGATCCAGCCCGGAGAGGGCAGGCGCCCCTTGCTCTGGTGCGCGGGGTCGCGTTTGGGCATCGCGCCGATCGTCTTCATCGCGATCGTCTCGCCATCGACCAGCGTGAGGTTTTGCGATGGCGCGATATAGAGGCTGGCGGCGTCGATCCCGTCGGCCACCGTCTGCGCCCGCATGATCTCCATCGCGGCTTGCAGCGTGGTGTCGCGCTGGCTCAGCACGGTCCAGTTGACGCTGGCCACGTGGCCGGGCGGGGTGATCGTGGCGAGGTTGTAGTGCGTGCCGGGCAGCACCGGGCCGTTATCGGTCCACCGCAGGGTGAGGGTGACCGGATCGGCGTCCTTGATGGTGATGATCGAGGCACGGGTGCGGAATTTCTTGAACCCCTCGGGCGTGCGGTATTCCTCGCGGTTGGCGGGGTTCAGCTCTTCGATATAGACGTCCTGATCGTCCAGATAGCTGGAGGTCAGCCCCCAGCCCAGCCGCGCGGAGCGGCCCGTCATTACCGCCGGAATACCGGGGATCGTGCCGCCGATCACACCGCCTGTCTCAAGCTCAAGCCGGGCAAGGTACCAGATCGCGGGTGCGGTGAACCCCAGATGCGGATCATTGGCCAGAAGCGTGCCGCCCGAGGCGGAGCGCGACGGCGCCGCGGCCCAGGCGTTGGACGCGCCCGCCAGCGCCGTGCGTTTGAACGGCGAGAGCGGATGCGCGGTGTAGGGCGCAACCGTGGCAAAGCGTTCGGCGGTCGGGAACAGCTGCGCGTAGGCGGGCAGGGCGGCCACACCGTCACCGGGCGCATCGGGCAGGATGTCGCGCAGGCGCGCCTCGTCGGGCAGCGCCAGCGAGACCCGCGCGCGCATCACCTCCGCATCCAGATGGCCCGACAGTTGCAGGCCCATCAGCTTGACGATGGCGATGCTGTCTGCCGGGCGCCACGGCGCCATGGGCGCGTTGAACAGGAACATCTCGGGTGCGCCGCGCCCCAGTGCCTCTGTGTTGATCTGGTCAAGCCGGGCGTTCACCCCCGCCGCATAGGCGCGCAGGGCGTCCTGCGTGCGCGCGTCCAGCGCCTCGACCGACGCGACGGAGAGCGCGTAGACATCCAACCGACGCAACAGCTTGTCGATCTCCAAAGTGCGCGGGCCAAAAATCTCTGACAGCCGCCCCTGCGCCGTGCGCCGCATCACCGTCATCTGCCACAGACGGTCCTGCGCGTGGGCAAAGCCAAGGCCAAAGAACACGTCCTCATCCGCCTGCCCAAGGATATGCGGCACATTGGCGTTGTCGCGCACGATCTCGACCGCGCGCGCGAGATTGGGCACTTCCACCTCTGCGGTATATTCGGGCAACGAGCGGGAGGCGAGCCAGTAGACAAGGCCCACCGCGATCACGCTGATTGCCAGCAACGCGGCGGTCAGACGAACGAGCCAGCGAAATACCAATGCCATATGCGCCCCCTCAAAATCAGCGCCGCGAATTGACCGGGGCGCGCAGGCTGTTACCTTGCGCGCCAGCAATAGCGCAACAACACGCATAGGAAAAGCATATGGCAAAGCTCGCGTTTCTGGGTCTCGGAGTGATGGGGGGACCGATGGCGGGCCACCTGCAACGGGCGGGCCACGATGTGACGGTCTACAACCGCACGACGGCCAAGGCGGAGGCGTGGGTCGAGACCTACGGCGGCGCGATGGCCGCGACGCCGCGCGAGGCTGCGGCGGGCGCGGATTTCGTCATGGCATGCGTGGGCAACGACGACGATCTGCGCGCGGTCTGCACCGGCGCGGACGGCGCCTTTGCCGATATGCCCGCAGGGTCCGTCTTTGTCGATCACACCACCGTGTCGGCGGCGGTGACGCGTGAGATGTACGCGGCGGCGGACACCAAGCAGATCAGCTTTGTCGATGCGCCAATCTCGGGCGGGCAGGCGGGGGCGGAGAACGCGCAGCTGTCGATCATGTGCGGCGGCGATGCGGGCGCGTTCGAGCGCGCGCTGCCGATCATGGATGTCTACGCCAAGATCTGTCGCCGCATCGGTGACAGCGGCGCGGGCCAGATGACCAAATGCTGCAACCAGATCGCCATCGCCGGTCTGGTGCAGGGCCTGTCAGAGGCGCTGCATTTCGCGGAGAAGGCTGGCCTGGACGGCCGCGCAGTGACCGAGGTCATCAGCCAGGGCGCGGCGGGCAGCTGGCAGATGGCCAACCGCTACGAGACGATGCTCGACGGGGAATTCAATCACGGGTTCGCCGTCGACTGGATGCGCAAGGATCTCGATATCTGTCTGCGCACGGGCGACGAGATCGCGGCCTCGCTGCCGGTCACGGCGCTGGTCGATCAATTCTACAAGGATGTGCAAAAGCTCGGCGGCGGGCGGTGGGATACCTCCAGCCTGATCGAGCGTCTGCGCAAGATGGGATAGGCATCCGCACCCGGATCAGGGAATGATCCGGGTGTATTTCGTGCCCTCAAGGGTGGCGCCGATGCGCAGGCCCGCGCGGCCAAAGACCGCCGCCAGAACCGGCGCCAGAACGGTGGTTGTATCCGCCGCCACGCTGTCGCCGCGATCCGAGATCACGTATTCCAGATCAGCGCCTGCCGCCCATCCGGGCGAGCGCCGGAAATTGGCAAGCGCATCGTCGGTCATGAAGAACAGGACATGCGCGTATTGCTGCGCGCCGATCTGCAAACCGCCCGAGGCCTTCGTTACCGAATAGTAATCCACCGAGATATCGTTGACCCGCAGCGCACCGCGCCCGTAGGCGCCGCCAAATCCAAGGCCCGCTTCGGTCACCAGTGGCATCACCAGCATGCCGTTTGCCTTTTGCGCAAGGGTCTGCGTGTTGGGAAAACTTGTGTACATCTGGTTGAGGGTTGCGTCGACGCGCGCGTCGATGGTCGACCCACCGGTCGATCCCACGCCATTGCCGCACCCGGCCAGCACGCCGGTGCCCGCGATGGCGCCGAACGCGAACGCGCGGCGCGAAAGGTATGATTGTGTCATCTGTTCTGCCTGATTTGGGGTTTACACTGCTCGTTGCCGGTATTGTCCGACTTGTGGATAACATTAGGCGAAAAACGGCGCCCTGTCAGGGGAAATCCGCCGTTTGCGCGGGGTTTTGCCGGCTCAGGCCGCGTCCTGTGCACGACCTGGGGCCGCAAGCATCGCCGCCTCTGCAATCCGCGCCAGCAAGGTTGCGTGCAGACTGCCCGCCTCCGCGCCGATGAAGGAGAACCATTTGCCCAAGATCGTTTCGGCCTCTTCGGCTGTAACCGGGCTGTGCGAATTGCGGATATGGGGCATCGCCATGCTGATCGGCTCTGAATCGTGCCCGTCGATCTTGATCGAGATATAGCCCATGCCGGAGTTGTCGACGATCGCCGGGAAGCGTTTGTGCAGCGCGTTGTGCCCGAACGAAAAAATCGTGCGTTCGCCGTGCACCCGGATCGCGGTGCCCATTGAGTTGAAGGGCAGGTTCGCCTGATAGATCTGCGGCCAGCGGTCTTCAGCGTAATGCGTGACCACCAGCCCGTTCGCACGGCTGTAGCCGATGGGCATGCGGTCGCCCAGACGGGTCATGTAGCCGCGCAACTCCTGCACATAGTCGCGCGACAGGCAATCATCGTCGTCGATGCGGAAATTGACCAGCGGGCGGCCCGCTTGGGCGTTGAGCTCGGCCAGTCGCGGCCAGATCGCCGCATGAACCGTCGCCTCGGACGACACCCGCAGCTCGATCCGGGGCGAGCGTTGGCAGAGCGCGTCGAGCCGCTCAAGATAGGTGTCGGGCATCAGATCGGAGGTGAGCACGATGCAGATGAAATTCGGATCCGTCTGCGCCTCGAGCGAGGGCAGCAGGAAGTGTTCGAACAAATGAAACCGCAGGGCCATCCGCTCCGGCGTGTAGAGCTGCGTTGCCGTGACAAGGCGCGTCGTCTCAATCGCGTCATCGGTGGTGGCGGTGCGGTAGCTGCGCCAGTCGCCTTTGCCACAAAAGGAAAACCGGCAGATCCCGACAACGGGTTCCAGAAGATAGGACATGGGGGGCCTCACGCTCGAATACCTCGCGCGCCTCATTTGGCGGGCGCGCTGCGGCTATTAGAGCGTGCGGCGACCGCATTGCGCAAGGGGGCTGCGGACAATGCGGCCGAGTGATGCGAATGGGACTCAGTCGCCCGCCAGCACCCGCGCGGCGGCGGGCGCGAAATACGTGAGGATCCCGTCGCAGCCCGCGCGTTTGAAGGCCATGAGGCTTTCCATCATCACCCGCTCCTCATCCAGCATGCCCGCAGCGGCGGCGGCCTTGAGCATGCTGTATTCGCCCGACACCTGATAGGCGAAGGTCGGCGCGCCGAACGCGTCCTTTACCCGCCGGCAGATATCGAGGTAGGGCATGCCGGGTTTGACCATGACCATATCCGCACCCTCGGCCAGATCGCGCGCGACCAGCCGCAGCGCCTCGTCGGAATTGGCGTAATCCATCTGGTAGGTTTTCTTGTCGCCCGTCAGCGCGCCCGACGCGCCCACCGCATCACGGAAGGGGCCGTAGAAGGCGCTTGCGTATTTCGCGGCGTAGCTGAGGATCATCACCTTGTCGAAGCCCGCCTCCTCAAGCCCCTTGCGGATCGCGCCCACGCGCCCGTCCATCATGTCCGACGGGCCGATGATGTCGGCGCCCGCGCGCGCCTGTTCCACCGCCATTTTGACCAGCGCCTCGACCGTGCGGTCATTGACGATCTCGCCATCCACCACAAAACCGTCGTGCCCGTTGATGTTGTAGGTATCAAGCGCCACATCCGTCATCACCACCAGATCGGGCAGCACCGCCTTGATCGCGCGAATGGCGCGGTTGACGTGGTTGTCGGGATCCCAGGCGCCCGCGCACTCCTCGGTGCGCTCTTCCAGCCCGGTGTAGGGAAACAGGCACAGCGCGCCGAGCCCCAGATCCCACGCCTCTTGCGCGGCCTCCACGATGCGGTCGACCGAGCGGCGATAGACGCCGGGCATCGAGGGGATTTCCTCGACGATATCCTCGCCCGCGCGCACGAAGACGGGCCAGATGAAATCGCCCGCCGACAGGGCGTTTTCGCGCACCAGACCGCGGATGCCTGCGTTTTGGCGGGTGCGCCGCAGGCGGGTTGCGGGGAAGGGGGCGTTGATCGGCTGCATGGCGGTGTCCTGTGATAAGCTGTCAATCTAGGCTGACACGTATTTTTGCGTGTCTCAAGGGGTGGTCTCGCCCCTCCCGTGCCGCTAGAACAACGCAAAAGCAAAACACGAGCGGCCCGTTGGACTGGTACCAGACCCTTTTCGAACTTATCGACATGCGATCCTTCTCGAACCTGTGGTTCTGGATCGTGCTTGCCGTGGTGTGGTCGACGACCAGCCACTACGTCTTGGGCGTGCCCTTTGACATGGTGCTGCGCGCCAAGCGGCACGAGGGGCAATACGAGGCCGACCTTGAGGATCTGGTGCGCATCAACACCAATCGCCTGCTCTATATCGCGCAGATGTCGGGGCTTTGGCTGGCGGGGTTTGCGTGTTTCTTCCTGACGATGCTGGTGCTGCTGGGCTTTGTCTACGGCAATGAATTTGCGCAGGCGCTCACGCTGTTGGGCGTGCCGCTGTCATTGGTGGGGCTGTTGAGCCTGTCGACCGCGCGGCTGATCCGCGAAGAGGACGCGCGCGGCGAGCGGTTGCGCAAGCGGCTGATGCGCCACCGGCTATATACCCAGATCATCGGCATGATCTCGATCTTTGTGACCGCCCTTTGGGGGATGTATCAGAACCTCAACGTCGGCCCCTTTGGCGGTTGACACGCGCCCGCGCTGTGCCATGTCAGCCGCATGACTGATCCCGCCCATATCACCGTTTCCGGCGCGCCCGAAGGGTTTGACGCACAGCTGATCCTGAATGAAATCGCGCGCGCGGACGGCCCCGTGATCCACGTGGCGCGCGACGACAAACGCATGGCCGCGATTGAGAGCGCGCTGCGCTTTTTCGCGCCCGACATGCCGGTCGTGCGCTTTCCGGGCTGGGATTGCCTGCCGTACGACCGGGTATCGCCCAACGCCGATATCTCGGCGCAGCGCATGGCGACACTGGCGGGGTTGGTGCACGGGATGCCCGCGCGCTACGTGCTGCTGACAACGCTGGGGGCGGCGACGCAACGTCTGCCCGCCCGCGATGTGCTGCGCGACGCCGCGTTCCGCGCGCGCGTGGGCGACCGGATCGACGAGCGGGGCCTGCGTGAATTTCTGGTACGCATGGGCTTTGTGCAAAGCCCCACGGTGATGGAGCCGGGCGACTACGCCGTGCGCGGTGGCATCATGGACATCTACCCGCCCGGCGATCTGGGGCCGGTACGGCTGGATATGTTCGGCGATGTGCTCGACGGCGCGCGCCGCTTTGATGCAGCGACCCAGCGCACCACCGAAAAGCTGGACCAGATCGAGCTCGCGCCGGTGAGCGAGGTCATCCTCGATGAGGCGGCGATCACGCGGTTTCGCCAGAACTACCGCATCGAATTTGGTGCGGCGGGCACCGATGATCCGCTTTACGAGGCGATTTCGGCGGGGCGCAAACATCAGGGCGCCGAGCATTGGCTGGCGTTCTTCTATGAAACGCTGGAAACGCTGTTTGACTATCTGCCCGGCGTGCCCGTCACCCTCGACGATCAGGTCACGCCCGTGCGGCTGGCGCGCTGGGAAAGCGTGGCGGACCAATACGAGACGCGCAAGATCGCGATGTCCGCGCGCGGGCGCATGGACAGCGTGTACAAACCCGCACCTGCCGGGGGGCTTTATCTGGACGACGCCGCGTGGGAGGCCGCCGTGGCCGGGCACCGCGTGATCCAGCTGGCGCCACTGCCTCAGGCCACAGGGCCGGGGGTGACGGATGCGGGCGGGCGCATCGGGCGAAACTTTGCCCCCGAACGCCAGCAGGAATCCATCAGCCTTTTCGGGGCTTTGGCCAAACATGTTAAGACCAAGCTTGCGGATGGCTCCGTCGTCATCGCCAGCTATTCCGACGGCGCGCGCGAGCGTTTGAGCGGGCTCATCGAGGACGAAGGGCTGGCCGAGGCGATCCCGATCCCCGACGCCACACGGCTGGGCAAACGCGGCCTGCATCTGGTCGTCTGGCCGTTGGAGCACGGGTTCGAAGCGCCGTGGCGGGACGGCAAGATCACCGTCATCTCGGAACAGGATGTGCTGGGTGACAGGCTGATCCGCCGCCCGAAACGCAAGCGGCGTGCGGAGAATTTCCTGAGCGAGGTGCAGAGCCTCACGCCCGGCGATCTGGTGGTGCACGTCGATCACGGCATCGGGCGCTATCTGGGCATGGAGGTGGTGACCGCCGCAGGTGCGGCACACGAATGTCTGCTGCTCGAATACGCCGAGAATTCAAAGCTGTACCTGCCGGTCGAGAATATCGAACTGTTGAGCAAATACGGCCACGAGGAGGGCCTGCTCGACAAATTGGGCGGGGGCGCGTGGCAATCCAAGAAGGCCAGGCTCAAGGAACGCATCCGCGAGATGGCCGACAAGCTTATTCGCATCGCTGCCGAGCGCGCGCTGCGAAAGGCGCCGGTGCTGGAGCCGCCGCCGGGCATGTGGGACGCGTTCTCGGCGCGCTTCCCCTATCAGGAAACCGACGATCAATTGAGCGCCATCGGCGACGTGATCGACGATCTGACCTCGGGCAATCCGATGGACCGTCTGGTGGTCGGAGACGTCGGTTTCGGCAAGACCGAAGTCGCGATGCGCGCGGCCTTTGTCGCCGCCATGTCGGGCGTGCAGGTGGCGGTGATCGCCCCCACCACGCTGCTGGCGCGGCAACACTACAAATCCTTCGCCGACCGGTTTCGCGGTTTCCCACTAGAAGTGCGCCAGCTGAGCCGCTTTGTCACCGCGAAGGATGCCGCCGCCACCCGCGACGGCATCACCAAGGGCACCGTCGATATCGTCGTGGGCACCCACGCGCTGCTGGCAAAATCCATCAAGTTCAAGAACCTCGGCCTACTGGTCATCGACGAGGAGCAGCATTTCGGCGTCACCCACAAGGAACGCCTGAAATCCCTGCGCACGGATGTGCATGTGCTGACCCTCACGGCGACGCCGATACCGCGCACGCTGCAACTCAGCCTCACCGGCGTGCGCGATCTGAGCATCATCGGCACGCCGCCCGTCGACCGGCTGAGCATCCGCACCTATGTGTCGGAATTCGACGTAGTCACCCTGCGCGAGGCGCTTTTGCGCGAGCATTACCGGGGCGGGCAGTCGTTCTACGTGGTGCCGCGGATCAGCGATCTGCCGGAGATCGAAGCCTTCCTGAAGGATCAGCTGCCCGAGCTGAGCTATGTCGTGGCGCACGGGCAGATGGCGGCGGGTGAGCTCGATGACCGCATGAACGCCTTTTACGACGGGAAATTCGACATTCTGCTGGCCACGACGATTGTGGAATCCGGTCTCGATATTCCCACGGCGAACACGATGATCGTGCACCGGGCGGATATGTTCGGGCTTGCCCAGCTTTACCAGATCCGGGGCCGGGTGGGGCGCTCGAAAACGCGCGCCTACGCGTATCTGACGACCAAACCTCGCGCCAAGCTGACGGCAACGGCTGAAAAACGCCTGCGCGTGTTGGGCAGTCTCGACACGCTGGGGGCGGGGTTCACGCTGGCCTCGCAGGATCTGGACATTCGCGGCGCGGGCAACCTGCTGGGCGAGGAGCAGTCGGGCCAGATGCGCGACGTGGGGTTTGAGCTGTATCAATCCATGCTCGAGGAGGCGATTGCCAAGATCAAATCGGGCGAGCTTCAGGGCCTCACGGACGACGACGGGCAATGGGCGCCGCAGATCAATCTGGGCGTGCCCGTGCTGATCCCGGAGGACTACGTGCCCGACCTTGACGTGCGGCTGGGCCTCTACCGCCGCCTGTCAGAGCTTACGCGCAAGGTCGAGCTGGAAGGATTTGCCGCCGAGCTGATCGACCGCTTTGGCCCGCTGCCGCGCGAGGTCAACACGCTGATGCTGGTGGTGCGGATCAAGGCGATGTGCAAACGCGCAGGCATCGCCAAACTGGACGGCGGCCCCAAGGGCGCGGTCGTGCAGTTTCACAATGATAAATTCGCCTCTCCCGAGGGATTGGTGCAGTTCATGCACGCGCAAAAGGGTCAGGCAAAGGTCAAGGACAACAGAATCGTCGTTGCGCGCGATTGGAAAACCGACACGGACAAGATCAAGGGCGCGTTCGCCATCGCGCGCGATCTGGCGGAACACGTCGTTGCCCGGGAGAAAGCGGCCAGGAAACGGGCCGCTACCGCACCGTCCGGCTGACGCGCAGCATCGTCAGCGATCCGGCTGCCGCCAGCACGAGTACGGCCAGAAACAGCGTCGACGCCCCGGTGCCGATCAGGGCGGTCACCAAGCCCGAGATCACGGCAGCGCCCACGGTCGAGACCGCGCCGATGACAGACGCCGCCATCCCGGCGATATGGCCCATCGGCTCCATCGCGAGCGCGTTGAGGTTGCCGATGGTCAACCCGGCCTGAAAAAAGATGCAGGTCTGCCAGAACACGAAGAAATAGAAACCGTTTGGTCCCGCACCC
Protein-coding regions in this window:
- a CDS encoding NAD(P)-dependent oxidoreductase codes for the protein MAKLAFLGLGVMGGPMAGHLQRAGHDVTVYNRTTAKAEAWVETYGGAMAATPREAAAGADFVMACVGNDDDLRAVCTGADGAFADMPAGSVFVDHTTVSAAVTREMYAAADTKQISFVDAPISGGQAGAENAQLSIMCGGDAGAFERALPIMDVYAKICRRIGDSGAGQMTKCCNQIAIAGLVQGLSEALHFAEKAGLDGRAVTEVISQGAAGSWQMANRYETMLDGEFNHGFAVDWMRKDLDICLRTGDEIAASLPVTALVDQFYKDVQKLGGGRWDTSSLIERLRKMG
- a CDS encoding pseudouridine synthase — encoded protein: MTGRVLLFNKPYGVLSQFTDARSPSPRPTLSAYINEPGFYPAGRLDRDSEGLMVLTDHGPLQARISNPKYKLRKTYLVQVEGTPDDAALDALRKGVDLKDGRTRAALANRIDAPDLWERDPPVRFRKTVPDAWLEITISEGRNRQVRRMTAHVGLPCLRLVRVQVGDWRLNQLAPGASRFASATGA
- the hemB gene encoding porphobilinogen synthase, which encodes MQPINAPFPATRLRRTRQNAGIRGLVRENALSAGDFIWPVFVRAGEDIVEEIPSMPGVYRRSVDRIVEAAQEAWDLGLGALCLFPYTGLEERTEECAGAWDPDNHVNRAIRAIKAVLPDLVVMTDVALDTYNINGHDGFVVDGEIVNDRTVEALVKMAVEQARAGADIIGPSDMMDGRVGAIRKGLEEAGFDKVMILSYAAKYASAFYGPFRDAVGASGALTGDKKTYQMDYANSDEALRLVARDLAEGADMVMVKPGMPYLDICRRVKDAFGAPTFAYQVSGEYSMLKAAAAAGMLDEERVMMESLMAFKRAGCDGILTYFAPAAARVLAGD
- a CDS encoding component of SufBCD complex, producing the protein MDWYQTLFELIDMRSFSNLWFWIVLAVVWSTTSHYVLGVPFDMVLRAKRHEGQYEADLEDLVRINTNRLLYIAQMSGLWLAGFACFFLTMLVLLGFVYGNEFAQALTLLGVPLSLVGLLSLSTARLIREEDARGERLRKRLMRHRLYTQIIGMISIFVTALWGMYQNLNVGPFGG
- a CDS encoding penicillin acylase family protein translates to MALVFRWLVRLTAALLAISVIAVGLVYWLASRSLPEYTAEVEVPNLARAVEIVRDNANVPHILGQADEDVFFGLGFAHAQDRLWQMTVMRRTAQGRLSEIFGPRTLEIDKLLRRLDVYALSVASVEALDARTQDALRAYAAGVNARLDQINTEALGRGAPEMFLFNAPMAPWRPADSIAIVKLMGLQLSGHLDAEVMRARVSLALPDEARLRDILPDAPGDGVAALPAYAQLFPTAERFATVAPYTAHPLSPFKRTALAGASNAWAAAPSRSASGGTLLANDPHLGFTAPAIWYLARLELETGGVIGGTIPGIPAVMTGRSARLGWGLTSSYLDDQDVYIEELNPANREEYRTPEGFKKFRTRASIITIKDADPVTLTLRWTDNGPVLPGTHYNLATITPPGHVASVNWTVLSQRDTTLQAAMEIMRAQTVADGIDAASLYIAPSQNLTLVDGETIAMKTIGAMPKRDPAHQSKGRLPSPGWIATNRWQGTLPYTANPGFVSPAGGILGNTNNKTVDRAFPNHVSYLWGDTQRVQRWQRLMQGRQVHTRDSFIEAQLDTVSFTARSLLPLIGAELWFTGEAAPDGTPERLRQRALALLAEWSGEMNEHLPEPLIYATWLRKLQERLIRDELGPLADEFDHVEPLFIERVFRDVEGASAWCDVFQSAPVETCADMARLALDDALIDIDERYGTALQSLRWGDAHQATHDHPVLGSVPVLRYFVNIRQSTSGGDNTLMRGRTKGTDPDPFHNVHGAGYRGVYDFADPDSSVFVSSTGQSGHFLSRHYDDLAQLWRRGEYIPMSLDQDLARAASVGVTLLIPQQ
- a CDS encoding glycosyltransferase, giving the protein MSYLLEPVVGICRFSFCGKGDWRSYRTATTDDAIETTRLVTATQLYTPERMALRFHLFEHFLLPSLEAQTDPNFICIVLTSDLMPDTYLERLDALCQRSPRIELRVSSEATVHAAIWPRLAELNAQAGRPLVNFRIDDDDCLSRDYVQELRGYMTRLGDRMPIGYSRANGLVVTHYAEDRWPQIYQANLPFNSMGTAIRVHGERTIFSFGHNALHKRFPAIVDNSGMGYISIKIDGHDSEPISMAMPHIRNSHSPVTAEEAETILGKWFSFIGAEAGSLHATLLARIAEAAMLAAPGRAQDAA
- a CDS encoding DUF2177 family protein; amino-acid sequence: MTLILLFLSTFIVFLAIDFVGLSYMIKPIFARQIGHLMTDSPRLLPAFLFYAFMVAVVLWFVSWPALTQDRSLLWVFGNAALLGMVGYGTYEFTSYAVMKDWTTTMVAVDFTWGTCLTGFSALAGVWITRAFS
- a CDS encoding YSC84-related protein; the encoded protein is MTQSYLSRRAFAFGAIAGTGVLAGCGNGVGSTGGSTIDARVDATLNQMYTSFPNTQTLAQKANGMLVMPLVTEAGLGFGGAYGRGALRVNDISVDYYSVTKASGGLQIGAQQYAHVLFFMTDDALANFRRSPGWAAGADLEYVISDRGDSVAADTTTVLAPVLAAVFGRAGLRIGATLEGTKYTRIIP